The following are encoded in a window of Apteryx mantelli isolate bAptMan1 chromosome 17, bAptMan1.hap1, whole genome shotgun sequence genomic DNA:
- the SNRPD3 gene encoding small nuclear ribonucleoprotein Sm D3, translating into MSIGVPIKVLHEAEGHIVTCETNTGEVYRGKLIEAEDNMNCQMSNITVTYRDGRVAQLEQVYIRGSKIRFLILPDMLKNAPMLKSMKNKNQGSGAGRGKAAILKAQVAARGRGRGMGRGNIFQKRR; encoded by the exons ATGTCGATTGGAGTGCCCATTAAAGTCCTGCACGAGGCGGAAGGCCATATCGTGACATGTGAGACCAACACAGGCGAAGTCTACCGGGGCAAGCTTATCGAAGCTGAAGACAACATGAACTGTCAG ATGTCCAACATAACAGTGACGTACAGAGATGGACGAGTGGCACAGCTTGAACAGGTGTACATCAGAGGTAGCAAGATACGGTTTCTCATTTTACCAGATATGCTGAAGAATGCTCCTATGCTAAAGAGCATGAAGAATAAAAACCAGGGTTCTGGGGCTGGGCGAGGAAAAGCAGCTATTCTCAAAGCTCAAG tggcTGCGAGAGGAAGAGGCCGTGGTATGGGCCGTGGCAACATTTTCCAGAAGCGAAGATAA